Proteins encoded within one genomic window of Patescibacteria group bacterium:
- a CDS encoding prepilin-type N-terminal cleavage/methylation domain-containing protein, whose translation MQVKEQTKSGFTLIELLVVISIIGLLATLAIVALKNTREKANIAKT comes from the coding sequence ATGCAAGTCAAAGAACAAACAAAATCAGGATTCACATTGATTGAACTTTTAGTGGTAATTTCAATAATTGGTCTATTGGCAACTTTAGCAATTGTAGCTTTGAAAAATACTAGAGAAAAAGCAAATATTGCCAAAACTAA